The DNA sequence atggttttttttttcattaatgaGGAACGGCAAAAAGCTTGTGCTTTTGGATATTGAGAAATTCAATAGTTGTAATGCAGGTGACGAAGAAATATTAAAGGTTTCTTCGCACATTAGTAACTTCATTTGTAATGGTTCTAGAATAACAAAGGTTTACTGTAAAACGAACAAGAATGATAAATTCAATGAGGTTATGGTGCAGTATTTACAATTTGAGCTAAATCTAATTTCTACAGtctaagagaaagaaaaagaatagagAAAATTGTGAGATGAACTGTCTTTTTTCTAAGAAATCTATTCTGTTACTGAACAAGAACAAGAGAAGGAAACGGATGATGTTTCAAGAACAATCTCCAGAACCATCCGAAGAACAATCAGAACTTCCATATGATGTACATAAGTTTTGAAAAAATGCAGAATATTTGCATGATGCTTCAATATGAAGAACAGTAAAGAAGATGTGTTATTATTAATTATCTAGTCATTATTGTACAACAGGCACAAGTAGCTTGCTCTTTCAGTCATGCTTCAATGTGATGCGTCAATACTGTTATGGCATTATCTGTATACTTTCAAAGTCTAGTACAAACTCAACTGTCGGGCTAGAATGCATCACGTGTTGTGGAAAGCTAATCTTCATGTACTTAAGCCAGCTCCATCCAGACGTTTTTGTACAGAACACAAGTCTGAGCCATGATTATGTGTCTAGGTTGATACAGACTCAGCAGGCCTTTCAGACAAATCTTGCAATCCACAAACCATATTTGCAGGCACAGCTATGTCAATCATTTTGGGATATGCAAGTTTTAGATCTGCAAAATCCACACCAAAGAAACATAAAGAGACTTGATCCAAGCCCTAGTGGTTGATATATCCAGTGACACATGGAGTGGGAGTCGTAGAATTGAATAACTAAAAGTTTGGGTACATAATGTTTTACTTACTTTTCATGATATCTTCAAATCCCTCCTGAAAATAAGAGATAAAAATTGAATTAGTTGGATAAAATTTAGGGAAGAAAGCAGTTAATACTGCAGAGGAAAACATGGAAAAAAGAGAAGGTATACCTTATTTTTTGTAAGCCGGGGATTATAGAGCATCTCCTCCCCCACAGTGCTAACCTGCATCCACGAAGACATGTGGCATAAGCAGCTGCCAAGATTTACTTGGtagagaagaaatagaaatcatATGGTTCCATACAGTGAATCCCTTGTAATCATGAGCAGGATAGATTAATGTATCCTTTGGCAATGTGAAAATCTGGACATGTAAACACAAAAGCATTAGTGGTTTCCCAAAATCATGCTGTGTATAACTATAAATTCATCAGCTTGTACTTGCCTGTGAATGGACTGACTCATACAGTTGATCTGAACTGCCACCCTGCAAAGAGATTaaacaaaaatcaacaaaaagtCCTCGATAAATCGCCTTAAAAGTCTGAATAAAGAATAAGTCAACTCTTTGCTAACAAGCTTTTTGTGCTtagtttttcctttatttttttctttgtaaaaAGAGAGAATGGGTCAGTCAAAATATAAACATTTAAGAAGTTTACAAACTGTACCTGAAAATCAGTTCGCCCACATCCACGTATGAGTAGAGCATCTCCAGTGAAAGCCATTCTTGGTTGAGGCTGATTAGGCCCATCACCTGTAACATAGGTGACACAACCCAACGTATGCCCAGGAGTAGCTCGAACCTGAAATACAAATAAGCAATATGAGATCCATATGTACAAATACATGTTCACAAATACCCAGATGCAGACAGAACCCATTTGAGAGCCACATTTATAACTTACTAATCAAAATCAGTAACGACACAAATTCAGTATCAGTTGGTCATCTCACTCATTGTTTTGCAGTCAGTTCATCGCGTAATTGGATGTGCAGACCATGACATAGACATAAGATGCAGATAGGCAAACTCAAATGAAAACAGACACGCAGAAATATACATTTGCACACTCCCAACACAACAATAAGACTAACTAGGTCAAAATCAGTAAATACCAGATAAACTTAGTTGCAAAAGGCTGTTTCTTTCTGCCCTCTCTTTCATTGCACCTGGAATGGGATGCAGTAGACCACAGCATAGACCAGTACATATAAGCCTATTAGACTACTGAAAGTTTAACATTTATGAGATACCACTACCATATTAAAGAACTTATCCTAATTAATCAGCCAAGAGCTGACCCTTCAGCATCAAACCTCCTTATGTGTGTTTCCAAAACTCTGGCAGAGTTGGGATTGAACACTACAAATTAATTCACCAACTTAACTTTTACATTCACCTCAGAGGCTAGGACATTAGCATATGATCTCCCTAGTACTTGCTCATCATTTCATTATGATTATAAAGACAACTTGATCACACAGAACATCAAAGAGACAAAGTAATCAAttctaaagaaaagaaatttgaaCACATGAGGTTACATAGACAAAAGTAGAACTATAACAAAACAAGCATTTACAGCGGTTCATCCACCGACACCTCAAGTAATACACAATTTCTTCAATAATCTCAAAACAGAAAACTAAGTGCTGCCAAACCTCCAAAAACATGTCTCCAAAATAGATTTTATCACCAGCTTCAATCAGATGATCAGCTTTTGACTTGCTTGCCCTTGAAATCACAGATTTCACACCATCAAGCTTGCTCTGCCATAAACAACCACCACTCATATCAATGTCAAGTACCAAACCACAAAATGCATAAAGATAACAACTTTTTTTCCATGTTGGTAAATTGCATAAAAGATCACAGCTTTTTCCCAACTAGCACAATCTCAGAGttcccaaaaccaaaaaaagcTCAAAGTCCAAAACCTTGATGAGACCAGtgccagtgacatgatcagcaTGAACATGAGTGTTCATAGCATAAACCAGCTTCAAACCCAACTCTTTAACAAGGGAAAGATCCCTATCCACTGTTTTGTCCACAGGATCAATCAACTGCAAATCAAATCAACGCCATCataagttcataaccaacgaatcAAAACCCACAATTTTGATCCTAATCATATTCATTTTAAACAAACCAAAGGCTGACCAGGGCGGGTTTATCGGGGTGGGACACGTCGGCGAGGAGGTAAGTGTAGGTGGAGGACTCCTTCTCGAAGAGCTGACGGAAGAGAAGCTTGGAGGAGTGTGACGACGTCGTGAAAGAAGCAGAGACGGCCATTGTGGACTTGGGAGAGAGATTGAGGAAATGGGAAGAGATTGGAAAACGATGAAATGGGAGGAGACTGAGTCGAAGCATTTGGGTTTGTTGGGTTGTTCTAAAGTAGTTTTGTTGTGGGTTAGAGACAGCGATGAAAACTAGTGACGGATTCGTGTTTCTTAAGGTGCTATTATTCTTTGCCTTCTTGGGTGAGATAACGAAGGATTGCGATTCGCTGTGGCTTTGGCTTTGGCTTTGGCTTTGTGCGCGCCAAACCCAATGAGAAAGTGACAGCAACAGCTGTGAGTGTTAGAGGGATGTTAGTGTTAGTCGTCCATGCGAACAACAATGCAATACAATACAATACTGGTTGCATTTTTGGTGTTTTATATTTTCCTCCATCGGACCTAGTATTGTGTTTTCAGGGGGCCAACAATTGGAGGTTTTGTATGTTCTATAGTATTTGATTGTGTCATGTTCATGTGTACTGGCATGTGTGATATGTGAGATTATAACCTTGTGACATTGTAGATGTTGATGTTTAATGTATCAAACAAGTGCCAGTCAAATTGTATTTCACATATAATATTTAGTCTAGTGTTATGTAAGATTTAAAACATCGATACAACTGTTTATTTAAAAGTTTTAATTTGGTTCTTATAATAAAATTCTTACTTTATAAGAATTATGGTCTAATAATGTTTTAGAGGGTGTATTCAATCCAGATTCTAAATGattctgattgattttttataatCTGTGGATTTTCGTGGATTCTACAGAATCCACGAATTGTTTTAATTCCACCCAGATTTAAACAGATTTTAATGTATTGTATTAGCAagatttgtttagatttgtttgGATTTCATAACTGCATGGATTGTCCTTATAACAATAATTgaataaaaaacataatagaATACTATAATTTTTTGGACAAACATAATACAATAATTATTATGACTtgaaaactaataaaatggaTACAATAATGGTCAAGTTGAATATTGGGTTTGTAAAAGATACACAAGTAATTCATATGACAAATCTTAAATGACAACATGATGAATCCCTCAATAAATTTGCTCTTATTTGAAAAATTAGAACATCATATATTGTTTAATAACTGTCTAGGTCAACATGTATGTCAACCTGTAACAAGAATAATAGTCTAATTTTGTGGCTGATGCACTAGTAAATTTGGACATTTAGTTGGCATTGCAAGCTGGAATCTCGCACTTCCCTTGATTGCTTCTAATGCTTTTTAACTTTGATCTTCATCGTTtagttttttgtaattttttttattcaatcgAAAAAAAGAGAGTCTAATTTTGCATTGGACAACTATTTTGAGCACTCAACCAATCAAGAGGAAGTAAATCAAGTATTCTAGCTTGTCGGACCCCCTGGCTAAGACCCAATCCTAAGCTTCCAAGGCTTCTTGGCATTACTGATAAACCATGTGTTAAGGCATAGACAGTTTGTTGCAAAGTAGTCGATCTGTGTTTTACTTGCTTCTACTTCTCCACATTGTTGGTTACAGACCTCTACTCCACCACCAATTACCGGTGAAATCAAAGTTTCTGCATACATGATTCCTTCACATGACAAATTAGTAATAAGAACAGTCTTGTTCGTCTTTTCTTTTGGATTGTATAGAACCAACTCGATCGTTCATTGCAGCTCATCAAAACTTCACCATTCTCTTAAATGTTCATAGAAAATAGGGAAGCTTGTATACCAAATTTAAATGCCTTTTTGTGCATTAAAATCTTTGAAGTGATGTGCAAGAGTTTAGTCTACGATGCCTTGACTCCTTATTCATTCATCACCCGTATTGTAAGTTTAGTATCATCGGTACGACTAGGAACGTAAAAGTATACAAGACTATTTTCAATAGTACTCCCAATTCCGGCAATAGTTTTGATATGAGGTCCAAACATTCTTTATTGACAAAACTAGATAGTGACACCATCTCTTGAAATTTCTCTCGAGCTAAATCAAAAGACATTATCCTTGATCTTGAACCATCTAGGCAGTGTCTATAGTCAAACACAAGTTCCATCCAATGTAGAGCTACGTTTGATAAGCACCCTTGTCCAGCCAATTTAATGCTCTCTCTTTCATTGATATGATTCACCCTCCTTTCTTCATAATAGTTCCTCCATGAACCTGTTTTAAGTGTAAATTAAGACAGCAACTTTGTTGACACAATTAGAATCACCATCATCATACTCCTGTACATATATAGCTGTCCCCTAGTATGACCTTGTAATCTTCAGTGGTTGAATCATAAGCAAATCCATAAAATattggaggatgatatgtccaTAATCAGATCAAAATTAGTATGTTTCGGTAACACACAGGTATCTCCATTACAAGGATCCCATAAGAGAATGTCACTGTAGTTTCGGAGTAAGTTGGCTCCGTGTAGACATGGCAACCCATTACACGATCCCACAATGACACAATGTTCAGATGACGAGACATCAACATGTCTGGGCAGCACTTTGATAAATCAAGCTTAAGTTGTCTGCTTGCAACATGTCCATCATCTTCATGCTTCAGTAAAGCTttgtgttggcgtgagtcatgccatgtaattaggattatgaatattgtgtattattaggattattctgttgtaattagtttcctaataggtcttgatgtatcttgtatatatactccgttcttggagaaggtaaatatcacatcagaaaattctcaatttcctattcctttgttctgtttgacttgATATCTGAGCCGAGATCCATTCGGACTCGGTtgtgctagttttttttttttttttttttttgactttgtcaaggggaacccaaaggcttcctaggtcCAAGATAAACctcttcggcgcatgtgaaatgctccaactatgcattgcagcacagtgcctggccactttgacagcttcgggattcgaacctaggttggggagcacacccaactaggcaagaaccactatgccacttgcagtggttggtTGTGCTAGTTGATTTCCGCTGTAGGGAAAATCAGTTCCCTTTTGTTCTCTTGTCCTTTTGCTTTTAATACAATTAAACCTCTAGAATTAATCCTTTGGTCTGGTCCCTTTGAAATCGCTGGTCTCTTGAAGTCATTGCTGGTCCCTTTGTTGTTGGCTTCGAGACGCTCAGACCTTGTTTTGCTTCTATTCCTTTTTTGGCGTTTTGCTCCACTTCTTGCTTTGGTTTCTTTTGGCTAGTAAAGACCATCTTCTTTTGGTGTTTTGCTACTGGTCTCTTTGagactttttattctttttggtTTGTGGCTCATTAATTACTATAtttgaagaagagaaagaagaaaaaacatggTATATTTGACTCTTACGGACCGGAATACTGGAGGATCTCAGAATGGAGGGGCGAACTCTGTGGCCTGTAAGGTTGTGATTGTTCAGAATGTGACAGATAATTCAAGTTTTGGTGTAAAGCTCGATAGCaccaattatcagttatggcaGAGGCTTATGAAGATCCATATTCAGGGGATTGGAAAGTGGAGTTATGTTACCGATAGTGTAGCAAGACCTGCTGCAGGACCAAAAGCCGATGAATGGGATACAACAAATACTAATATGATGGGAATTCTTCTCAAGGCTATGACTCTGGAGGTAATGAGATTATTTGCTAACTATATATGATTCTCCCAAAGCAATTTGGGATTCTGTTGCTGCTACATATTATGATGGGAGTGACTTTGCTCGTGTTCATGAATTAAATGTCAAAGCTTTCGAAATAACTCAGAGTGGACAGCCTGTTGCAACTTTTTATGTGAATTTGAAGACAATTTAGCTGGAACTTGATCAGAGAAACCCTAATCCTATGACTTGTGAAGTTGATATTAATTCCTATCGGACTGAGCAGGACAAGATGCATGTCCATATTTTTCTTATTGGCCTAGAACCTCACCTTGAAGGGGCAAAGAATAAGTTATTGCATCTTGCAACTTCACCTACATTGGAACAAGCTTTTGCCTATATCTGAAAAGATGAAGGTAATAAGGCTGCTGCTCAGAACCTTCATATTGGAATTTCTAGTTTAACAATCCATGCTACACCTCCACCTCAACCTCAGATTGGGAATTCTACCCTAGTTCCATCTCAGAGTCAGTATCAACCATGGAATCAGGGATATCAGCAGAatcaaaatcagaattataacaAAATGGCTTGCAACTATTGCAAGGAAGTTGGTTATTTCAAGAATCAATGTCCTAAGCTACGAAGGTTTAATTACAACAACTCTGGTTGGAGAGGAGGCAATAATACTGGAGGATGTGGTGGTGGTCAAAAAGGCAAAGCGGTAGTCCAATTGGTGCTAAAACCTGACTTCTACGGAATTGCAGGGCAAGATCCCTCATAGGGTAATGTTTCCTTGACTAAGGAaactcgaggtaaaattggtgttgttttacatgtttctgactttactggtagtgatatatggataattgattctagtgcgtctgaccatatgacctatgataagtctttttttatGTCTATGTCATACCCTTCTATATCCCATGTTTCTAACGCGAATGATACGTCTTTTCCAGTCTTAGGTATTGGGTCTGTTCAGGTTACACTATCCATTGCATTGCATGATGTGCTTTATGTACCCTCAttgtctcatcatcttttgtctGTATCCCAGTTGGGGTCACAAaataaatgctctgtaaccttttatccaatGTATGTTATTTTTCAGAATATGTGCACCAGGGTGATCATGGGCAAGGGAGACCTGAGGGGGAAACTTTTTCACTTGGATTACATGTACGCAGAGCCAACACAAGCACCAGAATAGCCTTTGGCCTGACAGATTATTCTGACATATTGAGTGAGCTATGGTGTTGGCATAGGCGTTTGGGTCATCCATCTTTTGGAGTTATAtatgaagaagtccatgccTTCATTGTCTCTGGGAGTTAGTGAGTCTAGCCTGCATTGAAACTTGTGCTTTGGCTAATGTATGGGGTCCTTCTAATCATTATACCCTTTCTGGaatgcgatattttgtgttattcattgatgactttcctcgattatcttgggtggttttacttaagtccaaagattttgtttttttctgcTTTTACAACATTCCATAAGTTTGTTCGTACTCAATATGATGCTCATGTTAAGGTCTTTCATTCCGATAATGGGGTTGAGTTTGTCAATCATTCTTTTGATGAATATTTCCAACACCATGACATAATACATCAAACTTCGTGCCCGCAGACacctgagcaaaatggggtgtcTGAACGGAAAAATCATCATCTTCTGGACATGGCTCAGTCTCTTCTACGTAGTGCTaacatgcctaagtatctttggggagagACCGTATTGTGTGCCTTCTCATctaatcaatcgtcttccatctgtCCCTCTTCAAGGTCGCGTCCCACTTGAGGTCCTGTCTAACTATGTTCTATTCCATCTTCTAATACTTTTCCtactcgtgtctttggttgtattgCTTATGTTCATCTAAATAAGAATCAGAGGTCCAAGTTGGATGCTAGAGCctttaagtgtgtgtttgtggggTATGGTTCTCATCAGAAAGGTTACAAATGTTATCATCCTCAATCCCAGAAGttttatgtcaccatggatgtTACGTTCAGTGAAGACGCATGTTATTTTTTTGCCTCCTGTGACTCCTCGTCAAGGGGAGAAGTCTTGTTATTATGAAGATTTATTTAGTGGGCAAGATGGGAGACTAACATCCGAGTTCTCAAGGCTGGAGTGTTTGGGAATGAAACTTGAAAAAGAGGACATCAGCCTACTGAACGGAGAAGAGAATTTGGGTAGTTAGCTACTGACCAGTCTATCGGATCAGTCTGACCGGTCAGCAAGAGAGGAAGTTCCCGATTTTGTTTCCGATGAAATTCCCGATGTCGCCAATGCCGTTTTGAACAGTTCTTCtgtctctccctctccttcagTGGTCTCACCTACTCAATCATCACTCGAGGTATGTTCTAATCTTTCTTTATCTAATACTTCTTCTGTGTCAGCTAGTGTTCATTCTTATGTGTCAGATATTGTTCCCACCAAAACTCTACCTAGTCGTTCCATCCGTGGTCAACCCCTGAAGCACTATGAACCTACTCTAAGTGCAAAAGCTAAATACCCCATTACTAATTATGTGTCGACCCATAGACTGTCTAAACTGTAAGTAGCCTTTatgaatcaattatcttctgtgtCTCTCCCTAGTAAAGTGCAAGATGCAATAAGGGATGAAAAGTGGATGCAAGCAATGATAGTTGAAATGGATACTATTGAGAAGAATTGTACATGGGAGCTAGTATCATTACCACCCAGGAAGAAGACAGTTGGTTGTCGATGGGTATATACCATGAAACACAATTCAGATGGATCGGTGGACAGGTACAAGGCAAGACTAGTGGTTAAAGGCTATACTCATAAGTATGGAGTGGATTATGATGAGACATTTGCACCAGTGGCCAAAATTAACACAATTCGAGTACTTCTTTTGTTAGctgctaatcttgattggccttTACAATagtttgatgttaagaatgcattcttgcatGGTAATCTACATGAAGAGGTTTATATGGATTTACCTCCTGGATATGGTACTTCTATTGGAGAGCAGGTGGTGTGCAGATTGAAAAAATCTttttatggtttgaagcagtctTTCAAAGCTTGGTTTGGCAGGTTCACcaagttcatgaagaaaattgggtACCAGCAGAGCAATTCACATCACACCTTATTCCTTGAACATCGGTGTGGTAAAGtgactgccttgattatttatgttgatgacatggttgTGACAGGTGATGACTTTGAGGAGATTCAAAGATTACAAGGTCAGTTATCTttagaatttgagatgaaagatttgggtaatttgaaatatttcttaggaattgaagttgctcgtgGGAAGGATTGTATTGTGTTGAGTCATAGGAAGTATGTTCTCGACTTGCTGGTAGAAACAGGTATGCTTGACTGTCAACTTGTTGATACTGCTATTGAGCAAAACCATTGGTTAGCAGAGTACTTGGATCAAgtacctacgaataaagcaagataccagaggttagttggccggttgatttatttatcCCACATTAGACCAGATTTAGCCTATGCAgttagtgtggtgagtcagtttatgcataatcccAGTAAGACTCATATGGATGCTGTATTTCATATTTTGCGGTATTTAAAGTTTGTTCTAGGGAAAGGATTACTCTTTTCAAAACACAGTCATTTGGATGTTTCCGGGTACACAGACGCGAACTAGGAAGGTAATATTAGAGATCGCATGTCTACTTCAGGCTACTTCACATCTATGGGTGGTAACTTGGTtacttggaagagcaagaaacagagggtggtggctcgttctagtgtagaagcagagtatagaggaatGACCCGAGGattttgtgagatgttgtggttgagaaatttgttgagggatttggggtTCAGGTAGAAAAAGGCTATGCCgctttattgtgataataaggctACAATTGAAATTGCTCACAATCCTGTTCAACATGATCGCATGAAGCATGTGGAGGTagatcgacacttcattaaagagaagctgGATGGACAGATCATTATGTTTCCCTTCGGTCCTACTGAAGAACAGTTGGTGAATATTCTTACAAAGGCTCTCTCGAGTAAAGCCTTCTATGACTCAtctgacaagttgggcatccgtgatctgtatgcaccaaattgagggggagtgttggcgtgagtcatgccatgtaattaggattgtgaatattgtgtattattaggattattatgttgtaattagtttcctaataggtcttcatgtatcttgtatatatattCCGTTCTTGGAGAAGGTAAATATCACATCAGAAAATTCTCAATCTCTTATTCCTTTGTTTTGTTTGACTCTTTGTAATCTATGGATTGGGGAGGCTCTATTGAAACAAGAACCTTCAAGCAGTTGGTGCCTTTCTTGGGACGACTGACGTGCTCCATAACAAAAGAAGAACTGGAGATTAAATCACACCATATCTTGTATACGCACTTAAATCGCTTTAAAGATTTGACCTGTAGCCTCAACAATTTCTCAACAACCATATCAGAAGGAACCAGTTTTTGCTGCCTCTTTCCATCCGCCATATATTTTTCACTAgcagaaaccctaaaatcctaaGACCTGTTAGTTATTGTGTCACCCTAATTGAACTCAATCAAATCAAcactatatatactaaaaaacAGTAAAATGACATCAGAATATTTATAATTGACATCCGCTAAATCACACTAGCTAATTTAATTAAACAGTAGTTAATGGCTATATGAATATATAATTGAATCGACCCAGCAAATTAAACCCTAACTCGATCAAACTGCTACGCAAACAAGAACCCAATTAATTGAACCCAGCACAATCCGTAATAGTTAATACAATCCTGAAATAGAACCTATCAACCAAAAGAAGCAAAACCGAACATACataggcccagtttgggattgttgtgttgtgagaggaagcacttctgatattgctgtgagaggaagcagctgaggtgtttggtaaactatttataaaagtgctgtgagaacgaaaatcaatttttgagtgtttggtaagttaTAAGTAAAAAGTGCTTTGACTgtgtataattaccaaaatggtcatacatgctAAAAAATGCTACTAAAATGCATAACTTTATTTCTGATTATGTAaccatatcaaattaaaaatttcTCTTGTATTGTCCTTATACACACTAGTTTAAATTATTAATGCATCACTTTTATCACTTTTATCTCAATATGTAGATTCAATACAACTCTTTTTGCACTAGTGTATTGTGAACAGAATTCCAAAAGGAACTTTAATTCATTGAAATGATATTGATCTAAACCGGAGACTACTGATgatgaaaacaaaataacagTAAAATCAAAGTACACAAAACCTAAAGGTCAATCCTTAAATTATCACATGGACTTGTACATTGACCAAAGCATACTCGAAGAAGTCATCCTTCTTACAACATTCTCAATTAAAGAAGCACAagaattgattcaagttta is a window from the Rosa chinensis cultivar Old Blush chromosome 2, RchiOBHm-V2, whole genome shotgun sequence genome containing:
- the LOC112190919 gene encoding persulfide dioxygenase ETHE1 homolog, mitochondrial; translation: MLRLSLLPFHRFPISSHFLNLSPKSTMAVSASFTTSSHSSKLLFRQLFEKESSTYTYLLADVSHPDKPALLIDPVDKTVDRDLSLVKELGLKLVYAMNTHVHADHVTGTGLIKSKLDGVKSVISRASKSKADHLIEAGDKIYFGDMFLEVRATPGHTLGCVTYVTGDGPNQPQPRMAFTGDALLIRGCGRTDFQGGSSDQLYESVHSQIFTLPKDTLIYPAHDYKGFTVSTVGEEMLYNPRLTKNKEGFEDIMKNLKLAYPKMIDIAVPANMVCGLQDLSERPAESVST